DNA sequence from the Bacillus pumilus genome:
AAAACGAATACGAGATCAGTGATGGCTTGTGTGTGGAGCGTCATCAAATGCCGCAAACCTTGCTGACAGATCCGCCAAACGAATTTTACGGATGGTCTGATACGTTCCGTGATCAGCTGATGCACTGGGTGAATACAAATCCATATCCATCTCATATGAAAGTCGCTGATTTTGTAGACGGGTATCGCGCGCAAGCTGCGCTTAATACGTGCTTCGAGAGGGAAGAGGCTGTCGAGTCTGCCCAGGCATATTAAAGAGGTGGAGCGGAGGATGTTAAAACTCCGCTCCTTTTTAGAGGAAGTGAAAAGATGAAAAAAGTATTTTATTTTGGCTGTGTCTTTTATTTTTTTATTGGGACCATTCATGTGTTTTTTGGCAGCTTAACTCCTTATTTACTGTCTAGTTACGATAAGGGTCCTGGGGAATTATCTTCTTTAATCTTTTTTCAGTTTATTGGTTTTTTGACAGGGGTTCTGTTATCCCCCATCCTTGTGAGGAAAAAAGGCTACGGCGCTGTTCTGACCATGGGTCTTTTGCTGATGATCGGGTCACTTCTGCTTGGGCTTTTGGTTCCTGGCTGGTCAACACTTGTGCTGGCAGGTTTTTTTCTTGGGAGCGGGGCAGGCAGTCTTGAGACAACAGCCGGAGCGTATGTGATTTCGATGGCAAACAGTGCGAAGCGAATCAGCATCATGGAGGTCTTCTTTGGGTTAGGAGCACTGTTATTTCCACTTGTGATTTTACTAACTGTCAATGAACAGACGTGGCACTATGTGTTTTTATTTCAAGTCGGTGCACTGACATTCTTCCTTATGCTCTGGCTTACCTTCATGAACAAATTGCCTAGTGGACAGATGACTGCTCCTTCCAATGGGGTAAGAAAACCGTCCTTACTTGTTGATCGAAACAATCGAATCATTGTGGTGATCATGATTTGCTTTGCCTTTTTCTACGCAGGGATTGAAACGAACTTTGCGAACTTTTTGCCGTCGATCATGCTGGAGAAGGGAGGAGACAATTGGGGTCTCTTTGCAGTCTCTACCTTTTGGACAGCGATCGTCATTGGCAGAACTGTCATTGCGAGAAAAGCTGATAAGTTGCACCCGCTGCGTTTTTTAAAGCTAAGCGCAGCACTCATGATTCTGCTGCTCGTTGTATTTGCCCTGACAACCCACATCGCCGCGCAGCTGCTTCTCATCTTTTTCATCGGTCTGTGTGCAGCTGGTATGTTCCCAATCGCACTGACTGCATCTGCATTAATGATTGAAAATGCGATCGACGAGGCGACGAGTTACTTTATTGCAGCCGCAAGTTTAGGCGGAGCCTGCTTGTCCTTCTTGATCGGCTTTAGTCTTGAATGGGCAGGAGCAGCAAGTGCCGTCTTTGTTTTCGCCTTCTTAGCTGTTCTTCTGTTTGCAGCTGCGATTCAAATGAAACGTGCTACGAAAAAGGAAACGGTCCTGCCGCAACAATCGGCGCTGAAAGCCGATCGATAAGCAATACCCGATGCTCCCTTGAGTCCGCCTGAAAAGATGACAACGGACTTGTACTAAACCATAGAACGTTTGAATAATATGTACAAGTCAGCATCAAAAGGAGGACGTCTATGTGGCGGTGTTTTTTGGTTATATCTTTTTAGGGTTGTCACTTTCAGCGCCTGTTGGGCCAGTCAATGCAGCTCAAATCGACAGAGGGATTAAAAGTGGATTTTGGCACGCGTGGATTTTTGGTGTGGGGGCAATGGCTGCGGATATTGTCTATATGCTCCTCATCTATTTTGGTGTCGCCCAGCTTTTGACCGCACCTCTTGTGAAAACTTTTTTGTGGCTATTCGGCTTTTTTGTTTTGACCTATACCGGCATTGAGAGCCTACGTAAAATCAATTTGCAGGAGAGCCCGAAAAAGGATGTTGGAAACACTTCGATGGGTCAGTCATTTATGACGGGGTTTTTCATTTCTCTTTCCAATCCGCTCAGTATTTTATTTTGGCTTGGTATCTACGGCAGTATTTTGGCCAATACGATCGAAAAGTATGGGGCATCTCAAATGCTGATGTACAGCTTGGCTATTTTTATCGGCATGTTGATCTGGGATTTCAGCATGGCGCTGCTTGCTAGTTCGTTTAGGCGCTATTTAAGTGAACGTGTCTTACATGGCTTATCCGTGCTTGCAGGCTTATCTTTACTTGGTTTCGGCGCTTATTTCGGGTATCAAGGGATCATGGCGTTGATTGGGTAGAAAAGCAGACTCATGTTAGTCTGCTTTTTTTGTAAGGATTTACAGACATAACACATTCTTGAATAATGGTGAGATATAAAATGGATTCAAGGAGCTTTGCCATGCGTATTTTTCTTCCAGTATTCAACTATTTGTGCATGCTGATCTTATCAGTCATCACAGCAACATTCGTATATACCATGCTATTTATCCCGACTGAATCAGGCTTTGGTTATGTGGAGATGACAAGTCTGCTGATTTTAATCGCTTATGTAGTGTTTGCTGCACCGATTCAGCTTGTTTTACACAGGCATCCTAGAAGGTTTCGAGGCCGTGACTTACTTGTATATTTTCTTGCGGCGTGGGTGATTTGCTCTGCGTTAGCGTTATGGATTGATTATGGACTGGTTGTGTTCATTAGCTACAAAGTCTATCTGTTTAGCTTTTGCTCAGCCCTCATTTATTGGGTGCTCGATTCTGTCTTTTTGATGAAGAACCGATCATAGGGAAGATACAAAAGCGCTCTATTAAAAGAAGCAGCATGGAGTGAAAGACTCACATACATGCTGAATTTGAATGAGAACATCCACCTCTGGAATGCGCAAGGAAAGTCGCTTAGGGACAGTCACCACAGCCTTTTTTTCTCATAGGCTATGGAGAAGACGCTAAAACGAGGTGGAAGGAAATGGCCCAGTTGTATGCAAAAAGTTGCCTTGATCAAAATCTACGATCACTAGAAGAATGGAAGCAGGATGCTTTTACGCTATTTGGAGAGATGGTAGGAGATGAGGCAGATACATTCCCTTGTGTCCCAGGAAGACAGGGATTTTTTCTCGATCATTTACGCTATGGGTTTGTGGGTGATCCGAGAAAAGAGGAAGCTGTTGAGGAATTAGCGCAGCTGCTGAGAGAATATCAAAGCTGTGCGAAAGAAACGGGTCAATATGCTTCATTTATATGCTTTTTTGAAACACCGCAGGATTTAAAGGAAAGTTCGCTTGAAGAGCTTGAGCAGCAGTTTTGGTCATTGCTTCAACGACTGCACCAGAAAGATGAAGTGCCATGGCCTGAGGATATTCCGCTAGATGCTCATCATCATGAGTGGGAGTATTGCTTTCACGGGGAAGCGTATTTTATTTTATGCTCCACACCGGCTCATAAGCTCAGAAAAAGCCGCCACTTTCCTTATGTCTTAATGGCATTTCAGCCTAGATGGGT
Encoded proteins:
- a CDS encoding MFS transporter gives rise to the protein MKKVFYFGCVFYFFIGTIHVFFGSLTPYLLSSYDKGPGELSSLIFFQFIGFLTGVLLSPILVRKKGYGAVLTMGLLLMIGSLLLGLLVPGWSTLVLAGFFLGSGAGSLETTAGAYVISMANSAKRISIMEVFFGLGALLFPLVILLTVNEQTWHYVFLFQVGALTFFLMLWLTFMNKLPSGQMTAPSNGVRKPSLLVDRNNRIIVVIMICFAFFYAGIETNFANFLPSIMLEKGGDNWGLFAVSTFWTAIVIGRTVIARKADKLHPLRFLKLSAALMILLLVVFALTTHIAAQLLLIFFIGLCAAGMFPIALTASALMIENAIDEATSYFIAAASLGGACLSFLIGFSLEWAGAASAVFVFAFLAVLLFAAAIQMKRATKKETVLPQQSALKADR
- a CDS encoding LysE family translocator translates to MAVFFGYIFLGLSLSAPVGPVNAAQIDRGIKSGFWHAWIFGVGAMAADIVYMLLIYFGVAQLLTAPLVKTFLWLFGFFVLTYTGIESLRKINLQESPKKDVGNTSMGQSFMTGFFISLSNPLSILFWLGIYGSILANTIEKYGASQMLMYSLAIFIGMLIWDFSMALLASSFRRYLSERVLHGLSVLAGLSLLGFGAYFGYQGIMALIG
- a CDS encoding UPF0715 family protein translates to MRIFLPVFNYLCMLILSVITATFVYTMLFIPTESGFGYVEMTSLLILIAYVVFAAPIQLVLHRHPRRFRGRDLLVYFLAAWVICSALALWIDYGLVVFISYKVYLFSFCSALIYWVLDSVFLMKNRS
- a CDS encoding YqcI/YcgG family protein, yielding MAQLYAKSCLDQNLRSLEEWKQDAFTLFGEMVGDEADTFPCVPGRQGFFLDHLRYGFVGDPRKEEAVEELAQLLREYQSCAKETGQYASFICFFETPQDLKESSLEELEQQFWSLLQRLHQKDEVPWPEDIPLDAHHHEWEYCFHGEAYFILCSTPAHKLRKSRHFPYVLMAFQPRWVFEKLNGSTKFGQKMSQLVRKRLKAYDEVGVHPSLKWYGDPTNHEWKQYFLPDEEAEKPASAKCPFTALRNMMKL